In Pyrus communis chromosome 1, drPyrComm1.1, whole genome shotgun sequence, the following are encoded in one genomic region:
- the LOC137724580 gene encoding uncharacterized mitochondrial protein AtMg00810-like, with protein MNLVKALLSVAVIKEWSMYQIDVKNAFLHGDLEEEVYMKLLLGLPQSCDSQLVCKLHKAICGLKQSPRAWYAKLNSVLISAGFHRSNADSSMFMRSRTAGKLVVLMYVDDLIITGDSDEEIANLKQALQQQFDIKDLGLLKYFLGIEMASSHKGLFLNQQKYVLDLLKDAKMSDVKPAKTPLDSKLKFSLEGEPLPNAGYYQRLVGKLIYLTITWTDISYYMSIVSKFMHSTTFEHFNIVKRILRYLNESVGCGIVMKNNRSTQIMGYCDANWAGNSIDRKSTTGYCIFVGGNLVTWKSKKQAVVARSSVEAEYRSMTSTTCELVWLCKLLCDLGVFNSQSMPRYYDNQATMHIASNPLFHKRTKHIEVDSHYVCEQVQT; from the coding sequence ATGAACTTAGTAAAGGCACTTCTCTCAGTTGCTGTAATTAAGGAATGGTCAATGTATCAAATTGATGTTAAAAATGCATTCTTGCATGGGGATCTCGAAGAAGAAGTTTACATGAAATTGCTTCTTGGTCTTCCTCAAAGTTGTGATTCACAACTAGTGTGCAAGTTGCATAAAGCTATATGTGGACTTAAACAATCTCCTCGAGCTTGGTATGCCAAACTCAACTCGGTTCTCATCAGTGCAGGTTTTCATAGAAGCAATGCAGATTCTTCAATGTTTATGCGTTCAAGAACTGCTGGGAAATTAGTGGTTTTAATGTATGTTGATGATTTAATTATCACTGGTGATAGTGATGAAGAAATTGCTAATCTTAAACAAGCTCTACAACAACAATTTGACATCAAAGATCTAGGGTTGTTGAAGTACTTTTTAGGTATAGAAATGGCATCTTCTCATAAAGGCCTATTTCTAAACCAACAAAAGTATGTGCTAGATCTTCTCAAGGATGCCAAAATGAGTGATGTCAAACCAGCCAAGACACCTCTTGATAGTAAACTCAAATTTAGCTTGGAAGGTGAACCGCTACCCAACGCTGGTTACTATCAAAGACTTGTTGGCAAGTTGATATATCTCACTATAACCTGGACTGACATCTCATATTATATGAGTATTGTGAGTAAATTCATGCACTCAACCACTTTTGAGCATTTCAATATTGTTAAAAGAATCCTACGATACTTGAACGAATCGGTGGGTTGTGGCATAGTCATGAAGAACAATAGAAGCACTCAAATAATGGGATACTGCGATGCTAACTGGGCTGGAAATTCAATCGATCGCAAATCAACAACTGGATATTGCATTTTTGTAGGAGGGAACTTAGTCACAtggaaaagcaaaaaacaagCAGTAGTTGCTAGATCAAGTGTTGAGGCTGAGTATAGATCGATGACTTCCACCACTTGTGAGTTAGTTTGGTTATGCAAGCTTCTTTGTGATTTAGGGGTATTCAACTCCCAGTCCATGCCTCGTTACTATGACAATCAGGCAACCATGCACATTGCCTCCAATCCTCTGTTTCACAAAAGAACCAAGCACATCGAAGTGGATTCCCACTATGTGTGTGAACAAGTGCAAACATAG
- the LOC137724590 gene encoding uncharacterized protein gives MAEENSINQEVDNTITSQPEKLSEVDINLNQRLSSVLLNEFNYHLWSMAVSLALGGRNKLGFINGNVLAPKNISLDYEGWLCKDQLVMSWLLNFMERKIAGIFSYSESSLLLWTKVKEMYVNQNNFAHVFQLKRDISVIQQEGKSFIQHLGSLKCMWNELDVYRPYTIDSTVLLKKVKKDKIFQLLSSLSADYEDLRSHILMNLELPTFTRIYATIQ, from the coding sequence ATGGCTGAAGAAAACTCAATCAACCAGGAAGTTGACAACACCATTACTTCTCAGCCTGAGAAGCTTTCAGAAGTGGATATCAATCTCAACCAAAGGCTTAGCTCAGTATTACTAAATGAGTTCAATTATCACCTGTGGTCAATGGCAGTTTCTCTTGCCCTTGGTGGAAGAAACAAACTCGGGTTTATCAATGGTAATGTGCTAGCCCCAAAAAATATATCCTTAGATTATGAAGGTTGGCTATGTAAAGATCAACTGGTTATGTCATGGTTGCTCAACTTCATGGAAAGGAAAATAGCTGGGATCTTCAGCTACTCGGAGTCTTCTCTCTTGCTATGGACAAAGGTGAAGGAGATGTAtgtgaaccaaaacaatttcgcTCACGTATTTCAACTTAAAAGAGATATCTCCGTTATCCAGCAAGAAGGTAAGAGCTTTATTCAGCATCTTGGATCTCTGAAATGTATGTGGAATGAACTGGATGTCTACAGGCCATATACTATTGATTCCACAGTTCTCTTAAAGAAGGTTAAGAAGGATAAAATCTTCCAGCTATTATCCAGCTTGAGTGCTGATTATGAGGATTTGAGAAGTCACATTCTCATGAATCTTGAGCTGCCAACCTTCACAAGAATTTATGCTACTATTCAATGA